From Pseudomonas vanderleydeniana, the proteins below share one genomic window:
- a CDS encoding dihydroorotase, giving the protein MKLSIIGARVIDPSSGLDQVSDLHLEAGRIVAIGAAPAGFEPSETLDAKGLVAAPGLVDLNVALREPGYSRKGSIASETRAAAAGGVTSLCCPPRTKPVLDTSAVAELILDRAREAGNTKVFPIGALSKGLEGEQLAELVALRDAGCVAFGNGLDSFRNSRTLCRALEYAATFDLTVVFHSQDHDLAEGGLAHEGATASFLGLPGIPETAETVALARDLLLVEQTGVRAHFSQLTSARGAALIAQAQAKGLRVTADVALYQLILTDEALIDFSSLYHVQPPLRTRADRDGLREAVKSGVISAISSHHQPHERDAKLAPFGATEPGISSVELLLPLALTLVEDGLLDLPTLLARLGAGPADALRLPAGKLAVGGAADLVLFDPGTSTVAGEQWLSRGENCPFIGHALPGTVRYTLMDGRITHQA; this is encoded by the coding sequence GTGAAGCTCAGCATTATTGGCGCCCGCGTCATCGACCCGAGCAGCGGCCTGGACCAGGTCAGCGACCTGCACCTGGAGGCCGGCCGGATCGTCGCCATCGGTGCCGCCCCGGCCGGTTTCGAGCCGAGCGAAACCCTCGATGCCAAGGGTCTGGTCGCCGCCCCAGGGCTGGTCGACCTGAACGTCGCCCTGCGCGAGCCGGGCTACAGCCGCAAGGGCAGCATCGCCAGCGAAACCCGTGCCGCCGCCGCCGGCGGTGTCACCAGCCTGTGCTGCCCACCCCGGACCAAGCCGGTACTGGATACCTCGGCAGTCGCCGAGCTGATCCTCGACCGCGCCCGTGAGGCCGGCAATACCAAGGTGTTCCCGATCGGCGCCCTGAGCAAGGGTCTGGAAGGCGAACAACTGGCGGAACTGGTGGCCCTGCGCGATGCCGGCTGCGTGGCGTTCGGCAACGGCCTGGACAGCTTCCGCAACAGCCGCACCCTGTGCCGGGCGCTGGAGTACGCGGCCACGTTCGACCTGACGGTGGTGTTCCACTCCCAGGACCACGACCTGGCCGAAGGTGGCCTGGCCCACGAAGGGGCAACCGCGAGCTTCCTCGGCTTGCCGGGGATTCCGGAAACCGCCGAGACCGTGGCCCTGGCCCGTGACCTGCTGCTGGTCGAGCAGACCGGCGTACGTGCGCACTTCAGCCAGCTGACCAGCGCCCGCGGCGCCGCCCTGATCGCCCAGGCCCAGGCCAAGGGCCTGCGGGTTACCGCCGATGTCGCGCTGTACCAGCTGATCCTGACCGACGAGGCGCTGATCGACTTCTCCAGCCTGTACCACGTGCAACCGCCGCTGCGTACCCGCGCCGACCGCGATGGCCTGCGCGAAGCGGTGAAGTCCGGAGTGATCAGTGCCATCTCCAGCCACCACCAACCACACGAGCGTGATGCCAAGCTGGCCCCGTTCGGTGCGACCGAACCCGGCATCAGCAGCGTCGAGCTGCTGCTGCCCCTGGCGCTGACCCTGGTGGAAGATGGTCTGCTCGACCTGCCGACCCTGCTCGCTCGCCTGGGCGCTGGCCCCGCCGATGCCCTGCGGCTGCCGGCTGGCAAGCTGGCGGTAGGGGGCGCGGCGGACCTGGTGCTGTTCGATCCGGGCACCTCCACCGTGGCCGGTGAACAGTGGTTGTCGCGTGGCGAGAACTGTCCGTTCATCGGCCATGCGCTGCCGGGTACGGTGCGCTACACGCTGATGGATGGGCGGATCACCCACCAGGCGTAA
- a CDS encoding TM2 domain-containing protein has translation MNSYRHDGSPANTHNVVIGYLLWIFGFTGSHRFYYGKPVTGTIWFCTFGLLGIGWLIDLFLIPGMDREADLRFTYGPLDYTSAWLLLTFLGFFGVHRMYQGKWITGVLYLVSGGLLGLGVLYDFWTLNDQISLRNSGRG, from the coding sequence ATGAACAGCTATCGGCATGATGGCAGTCCTGCCAATACCCATAACGTCGTCATCGGCTACTTGTTGTGGATTTTCGGTTTCACCGGTTCCCACCGCTTCTATTACGGCAAGCCGGTGACCGGGACGATCTGGTTCTGCACGTTCGGATTGCTGGGTATCGGTTGGCTGATCGACCTGTTCCTGATTCCGGGAATGGATCGCGAAGCCGACCTGCGTTTTACCTACGGGCCACTGGACTACACCTCCGCGTGGCTGCTGCTGACCTTCCTTGGATTCTTCGGCGTGCACCGCATGTACCAGGGCAAGTGGATCACCGGCGTGCTGTATTTGGTGAGCGGCGGGCTGCTGGGGCTGGGGGTGTTGTATGACTTCTGGACGCTGAATGACCAGATTTCGCTGAGGAACAGCGGGCGGGGTTGA
- a CDS encoding C40 family peptidase: MRPFFKTWLTLCLLMPLAAHATNREQRLPNIDGHTAKSPAAVAKLSEISVPGSKHPGKHTSPGKVKHAELTATVAGAPNSKQSSAALSRAVNVLGTPYRWGGSSPSKGFDCSGLVKYAYSGVAASDLPRTSNAMASGHGQKVDRKDLKPGDLLFFNIKSRKVNHVAIYLGNDRFIHAPRRGKSVTIDTLKKPYWASHYAVAKRVIAKEQTGHLRVVQR; the protein is encoded by the coding sequence ATGCGACCATTTTTCAAGACATGGCTGACTCTTTGCCTTTTGATGCCATTGGCCGCCCACGCCACCAATCGTGAGCAACGTCTTCCCAACATCGACGGTCACACTGCAAAGTCACCTGCAGCCGTCGCCAAACTTTCCGAGATCAGCGTTCCAGGCAGCAAACATCCTGGCAAGCACACCAGCCCGGGTAAAGTGAAACACGCTGAACTCACTGCCACCGTCGCCGGTGCGCCGAACAGCAAGCAGAGCAGCGCGGCCCTGAGCCGTGCGGTGAATGTGCTGGGGACGCCCTATCGCTGGGGTGGGAGCAGCCCGAGCAAGGGCTTCGACTGCAGCGGCCTGGTCAAGTACGCCTATAGCGGTGTCGCTGCCAGCGACCTGCCACGTACCTCCAACGCCATGGCTTCCGGCCACGGCCAGAAGGTCGATCGCAAGGACCTGAAGCCGGGAGACCTGCTGTTCTTCAACATCAAGAGCCGCAAGGTCAACCACGTCGCCATCTACCTGGGCAACGACCGCTTCATCCATGCGCCACGTCGCGGCAAGTCCGTGACCATCGACACGCTGAAGAAACCCTACTGGGCCAGCCACTACGCCGTCGCCAAGCGGGTGATCGCCAAGGAACAGACCGGCCACCTGCGCGTCGTCCAGCGCTAA
- a CDS encoding PilT/PilU family type 4a pilus ATPase: MEFEKLLRLMVEKGGSDLFITPGLPPSLKVNGQILPVTHNALTLEQTRDAVYSLMNERQRLDFGHLHECNFAIQPRDIGRFRVSAFYQRNQPGMVLRRIETRIPQLADLKLPPIIEQLALLKRGLVMFVGATGAGKSTSLAAMIGHRNQHGSGHIVTIEDPIEFIHEHQGCIITQREVGIDTDSYEVALKNTLRQAPDLIVIGEVRSRETMDHALAFAETGHLCLATLHAPNADQALERIINFFPVDRHPQAWMELSLNLRAVVAQQLIPLQDGTGRRPVVEVLLNTPLMADLIRKGDIKGLKPLMKRSTEQGMQTLDQGLYALYREGVISYRDALAHADSANDLRLMIKLDKGAGGEAADLSLNPR; this comes from the coding sequence ATGGAGTTCGAGAAGCTGCTGCGCCTGATGGTGGAAAAGGGCGGCTCCGATTTGTTCATCACCCCTGGCCTGCCGCCTTCGTTGAAGGTCAATGGCCAGATCCTGCCGGTGACCCACAATGCGCTGACCCTGGAACAGACCCGGGATGCGGTCTACAGCCTGATGAACGAGCGCCAGCGGCTGGACTTCGGCCATCTGCACGAATGCAACTTCGCCATCCAGCCCAGGGACATCGGCCGCTTCCGGGTCAGTGCCTTCTACCAACGCAACCAGCCGGGCATGGTGCTGCGGCGCATCGAGACGCGCATCCCGCAGTTGGCCGACCTGAAGCTGCCACCGATCATCGAGCAACTGGCGCTGCTCAAGCGTGGGCTGGTGATGTTCGTCGGTGCCACCGGGGCCGGCAAGTCGACCTCCCTGGCGGCGATGATCGGCCATCGCAACCAGCACGGCAGCGGGCACATCGTCACGATCGAGGACCCGATCGAATTCATCCACGAACACCAGGGCTGCATCATCACCCAGCGGGAAGTGGGGATCGACACCGACTCCTATGAAGTGGCGCTGAAAAACACCCTGCGCCAAGCCCCGGACCTGATCGTGATCGGCGAGGTGCGCAGCCGCGAAACCATGGATCATGCCCTGGCTTTCGCCGAAACCGGCCACCTGTGCCTGGCCACCCTGCACGCACCGAATGCCGACCAGGCGTTGGAGCGGATCATCAATTTCTTCCCGGTGGACCGTCATCCGCAGGCCTGGATGGAACTCTCGCTCAACCTGCGCGCGGTGGTCGCCCAGCAACTCATCCCGCTGCAGGACGGCACGGGGCGTCGGCCGGTGGTGGAGGTGTTGCTGAACACGCCACTGATGGCCGATCTGATTCGCAAGGGTGACATCAAGGGGCTCAAGCCGCTGATGAAGCGTTCGACCGAGCAGGGCATGCAGACCCTCGACCAGGGTTTGTATGCGTTGTATAGGGAGGGTGTGATCAGCTATCGCGATGCGCTGGCGCACGCGGATTCGGCCAATGACCTGCGGCTGATGATCAAGCTGGACAAGGGGGCTGGGGGCGAAGCGGCGGACCTGAGCCTGAATCCGCGGTGA
- a CDS encoding type IV pilus twitching motility protein PilT has product MDITELLAFSAKQGASDLHLSAGLPPMIRVDGDVRRINLPALDHKQVHDLIYDIMNDRQRKDYEEFLETDFSFEVPGVARFRVNAFNQNRGAGAVFRTIPSKVLTMDELGMGEVFRKITEVPRGLVLVTGPTGSGKSTTLAAMIDHLNNNKHHHILTIEDPIEFVHESKKCLVNQREVHRDTQSFSAALRSALREDPDVILVGEMRDLETIRLALTAAETGHLVFGTLHTTSAAKTIDRVVDVFPAEEKSMVRSMLSESLQAVISQSLLKKVGGGRVAAHEIMLGTPAIRNLIREDKVAQMYSSIQTGGSLGMQTLDMCLKDLLAKGLIARDSAREKAKIPDNF; this is encoded by the coding sequence ATGGATATCACCGAGCTGTTGGCCTTCAGCGCCAAGCAGGGCGCTTCGGACTTGCACCTCTCGGCCGGATTGCCGCCGATGATCCGGGTCGATGGCGATGTGCGCCGGATCAACCTGCCGGCGCTGGACCACAAGCAGGTCCATGACCTGATCTACGACATCATGAATGACCGCCAGCGCAAGGATTACGAGGAGTTCCTGGAAACCGACTTCTCCTTCGAGGTGCCGGGAGTGGCGCGCTTCCGGGTCAACGCGTTCAACCAGAATCGCGGTGCGGGCGCGGTGTTCCGGACCATTCCGTCGAAGGTCCTGACCATGGACGAGCTGGGCATGGGCGAGGTGTTCCGCAAGATCACCGAGGTACCCCGTGGCCTGGTGCTGGTGACCGGGCCGACCGGCTCGGGCAAGTCGACCACCCTGGCGGCGATGATCGACCACCTGAACAACAACAAGCACCATCACATCCTCACCATCGAGGACCCGATCGAGTTCGTTCACGAGTCGAAGAAGTGCCTGGTCAACCAGCGCGAGGTGCACCGCGACACCCAGAGCTTCTCCGCCGCCCTGCGTTCGGCCCTGCGCGAGGACCCGGACGTGATCCTGGTGGGCGAGATGCGCGACCTGGAAACCATTCGCCTGGCGTTGACCGCTGCCGAGACCGGGCACCTGGTGTTCGGCACCCTGCACACCACCTCGGCGGCGAAGACCATCGACCGGGTGGTCGACGTGTTCCCGGCGGAAGAAAAATCCATGGTCCGCTCGATGCTCTCCGAGTCGCTGCAGGCGGTGATTTCCCAGAGCCTGCTGAAGAAGGTCGGCGGCGGGCGGGTAGCGGCCCACGAAATCATGCTGGGCACCCCGGCGATCCGCAACCTGATCCGCGAGGACAAGGTCGCGCAGATGTACTCGTCGATCCAGACCGGCGGCTCGCTGGGCATGCAGACGCTGGACATGTGCCTCAAGGACCTGCTGGCCAAGGGACTGATCGCCCGCGACAGCGCCCGTGAGAAGGCGAAGATTCCTGACAACTTCTAG
- a CDS encoding YggS family pyridoxal phosphate-dependent enzyme codes for MTTIADNIASVAARIHAAAQAAGRDAASVHLLAVSKTKPAEAIREAHAAGIRDFGENYLQEALGKQVELTDLPLCWHFIGPIQSNKTRAIAEHFDWVHSVDRLKIAQRLSEQRPAGLPPLNICIQVNVSGEASKSGCTPADLPALATAIGALPNLVLRGLMAIPEPTEERAAQDAAFASVRTLQDSLDLPLDTLSMGMSHDLESAIAQGATWVRIGTALFGARDYGQA; via the coding sequence ATGACCACGATAGCAGACAACATTGCCTCCGTTGCAGCCCGGATCCACGCCGCCGCCCAGGCCGCTGGCCGCGATGCCGCCAGTGTCCACCTGCTCGCCGTGAGCAAGACCAAGCCCGCCGAGGCTATTCGCGAGGCGCATGCCGCCGGCATCAGGGATTTCGGCGAAAACTACCTGCAGGAAGCCCTCGGCAAGCAGGTCGAATTGACCGACCTGCCCTTGTGTTGGCACTTCATCGGCCCCATTCAGTCGAACAAGACTCGAGCCATCGCCGAGCATTTCGACTGGGTGCATTCCGTGGATCGCCTGAAAATCGCACAACGCCTATCCGAACAACGCCCAGCCGGCCTGCCGCCGCTGAACATCTGCATCCAGGTCAACGTCAGCGGCGAGGCCAGCAAGTCCGGCTGTACCCCGGCCGACCTGCCGGCCCTGGCCACCGCCATCGGCGCGCTGCCGAATCTGGTGCTGCGCGGCCTGATGGCAATCCCCGAACCCACCGAAGAGCGTGCCGCACAAGACGCCGCGTTCGCCAGCGTGCGAACCCTGCAAGACAGCCTCGACCTGCCGCTCGACACACTTTCCATGGGCATGAGCCACGACCTCGAGTCAGCCATTGCCCAAGGCGCCACCTGGGTGCGGATCGGTACCGCCCTGTTTGGCGCCCGCGACTACGGCCAGGCCTGA
- the proC gene encoding pyrroline-5-carboxylate reductase gives MSKNRITFIGAGNMAASLIGGLRAEGLDAALIRASDPGAETRARVAAEHAIEVFADNAEAVQGADVVVLAVKPQAMKAVCEALRPSLKPNQLVVSIAAGITCASLNNWLGEQPVVRCMPNTPSLLRKGVSGLYATSQVSAEQRQQAQTLLSAVGSALWLDEEQQLDAVTAVSGSGPAYFFLLIEAMTAAGEKLGLPRDVAIQLSQQTALGAAHMAVASDVDAAELRRRVTSPAGTTEAAIKTFQAGGFEALVEKALGAAAQRSAEMAEQLGQ, from the coding sequence ATGAGCAAGAACCGAATCACCTTCATCGGCGCCGGCAACATGGCCGCCAGCCTGATCGGCGGCCTGCGCGCCGAGGGCCTGGATGCCGCCCTGATTCGCGCCAGCGACCCGGGCGCCGAGACCCGTGCGCGGGTGGCGGCCGAACACGCTATCGAAGTGTTCGCCGATAACGCCGAGGCCGTCCAGGGCGCGGACGTGGTGGTGCTGGCAGTCAAGCCACAGGCCATGAAGGCCGTGTGCGAAGCCCTGCGCCCCAGCCTCAAGCCCAACCAGCTGGTGGTATCGATCGCCGCCGGCATCACCTGTGCCAGCCTGAACAACTGGCTCGGCGAGCAGCCGGTGGTGCGCTGCATGCCCAACACCCCGTCGCTGCTGCGCAAGGGCGTCAGCGGCCTGTACGCCACCAGCCAGGTCTCCGCCGAACAGCGCCAGCAGGCCCAGACCCTGCTGTCGGCCGTCGGCTCGGCCCTGTGGCTGGATGAGGAACAGCAACTGGACGCGGTCACCGCGGTTTCCGGCAGTGGCCCGGCGTACTTCTTCCTGCTGATCGAAGCGATGACCGCCGCCGGTGAGAAACTCGGCCTGCCTCGCGACGTCGCCATCCAACTGAGCCAGCAGACCGCCCTCGGCGCCGCCCACATGGCGGTCGCCAGCGACGTGGACGCCGCCGAACTGCGCCGTCGGGTCACCTCCCCGGCCGGCACCACGGAAGCGGCAATCAAGACGTTCCAGGCCGGTGGTTTCGAAGCCCTGGTAGAAAAGGCGCTCGGCGCCGCCGCCCAGCGTTCGGCCGAAATGGCCGAACAACTCGGTCAGTAA
- a CDS encoding YggT family protein, translating to MFALNSAAIFVIQTLGSLYLLVVLLRFILQLVRANFYNPLCQFTVKATQPLLKPMRRVIPSLFGLDMSSLVLAIIVQMLLMAVILLLSYGVTGNIAYLLIWSIIGVTSLFLKVFFFAMIISVILSWVAPGSHSPAAELVYQISEPVLAPFRKIVPNLGGLDISPILAFLVIQLLQSYVIPPLAVMSGMPEVLFRLI from the coding sequence ATGTTTGCACTCAATAGCGCTGCCATCTTCGTCATCCAGACCCTGGGCAGCCTGTATCTGCTGGTGGTTCTGTTGCGCTTCATCCTGCAACTGGTGCGGGCCAACTTCTACAACCCGCTCTGCCAGTTCACCGTCAAGGCCACCCAGCCGCTGCTCAAGCCGATGCGCCGGGTGATCCCCAGCCTGTTCGGCCTGGACATGTCCTCGCTGGTGCTGGCGATCATCGTGCAGATGCTGTTGATGGCGGTGATCCTGCTGCTCAGCTACGGCGTGACCGGCAACATCGCCTACCTGCTGATCTGGTCGATCATCGGCGTCACCTCGCTGTTCCTCAAGGTGTTCTTCTTCGCCATGATCATCAGCGTGATCCTCTCCTGGGTCGCCCCGGGTAGCCACAGCCCGGCGGCCGAGCTGGTATACCAGATCAGCGAGCCGGTGCTGGCGCCATTCCGCAAGATCGTGCCGAACCTGGGCGGCCTGGATATCTCGCCAATCCTGGCGTTCCTGGTGATCCAGCTGCTGCAAAGCTACGTGATCCCGCCGCTGGCGGTGATGAGCGGCATGCCTGAAGTGCTGTTCCGCCTGATCTGA
- the metX gene encoding homoserine O-succinyltransferase MetX, producing MSTVFPHDSVGLVVPQTAHFSEPLALACGRSLPAYDLIYETYGSLNATASNAVLICHALSGHHHAAGYHSPDDRKPGWWDSCIGPGKPIDTNKFFVVSLNNLGGCNGSTGPSSINPETGKPFGADFPVLTVEDWVHSQARLADRMGISQWAAVVGGSLGGMQAMQWTITYPDRVRHCVAIASAPKLSAQNIAFNEVARQAILTDPEFHGGSFQEHGVIPKRGLMLARMVGHITYLSDDSMGEKFGRGLKSDKLNYDFHSVEFQVESYLRYQGEEFSGRFDANTYLVMTKALDYFDPAAHYDNDLAKTFAGAKASFCVMSFTTDWRFSPARSREVVDALMAARKDVCYLEIDAPQGHDAFLIPIPRYLQAFGNYMNRITL from the coding sequence ATGTCCACTGTCTTTCCCCACGATTCCGTCGGGCTGGTCGTGCCGCAAACGGCACACTTCAGCGAGCCCCTGGCCTTGGCCTGTGGTCGTTCCCTGCCAGCCTACGACCTGATCTACGAAACCTACGGCAGCCTCAACGCCACCGCGAGCAACGCGGTGCTGATCTGCCATGCCCTGTCCGGCCACCACCACGCGGCGGGCTACCACAGCCCCGACGACCGCAAGCCCGGCTGGTGGGACAGCTGCATAGGCCCCGGCAAGCCGATCGACACCAACAAGTTCTTCGTGGTCAGCCTGAACAACCTCGGCGGCTGCAACGGCTCCACCGGCCCGAGCAGCATCAACCCGGAGACCGGCAAGCCCTTCGGCGCCGACTTCCCGGTGCTGACCGTCGAGGATTGGGTACACAGCCAGGCCCGCCTCGCCGATCGCATGGGCATCAGCCAGTGGGCGGCGGTGGTCGGCGGCAGCCTCGGCGGCATGCAGGCCATGCAGTGGACCATCACCTACCCGGACCGCGTGCGCCATTGCGTGGCGATCGCCTCGGCACCCAAGCTGTCGGCGCAGAACATCGCCTTCAACGAAGTGGCGCGCCAGGCGATCCTCACCGACCCCGAATTCCATGGCGGCTCGTTCCAGGAACACGGCGTGATCCCCAAGCGCGGGCTGATGCTGGCACGGATGGTCGGGCACATCACCTACCTGTCCGATGACTCGATGGGTGAGAAATTCGGCCGCGGGCTCAAGAGCGACAAGCTCAACTACGACTTCCACAGCGTCGAGTTCCAGGTCGAAAGCTACCTGCGCTACCAGGGCGAGGAGTTCTCCGGGCGCTTCGATGCCAACACCTACCTGGTGATGACCAAGGCGCTGGACTACTTCGACCCGGCGGCGCACTACGACAACGACCTGGCCAAGACCTTCGCCGGCGCCAAGGCCAGTTTCTGCGTGATGTCCTTCACCACCGACTGGCGCTTCTCGCCAGCCCGCTCGCGGGAAGTGGTCGATGCGCTGATGGCTGCGCGCAAGGACGTCTGCTACCTGGAAATCGACGCACCACAGGGCCACGATGCCTTCCTGATCCCGATCCCGCGTTACCTGCAGGCGTTCGGCAACTACATGAACCGGATTACCCTGTGA
- the metW gene encoding methionine biosynthesis protein MetW has product MRADLEIIQDWIPAGSRVLDLGCGDGELLSWLRDNKQVTGYGLENDADNIAACVAKGINVIEQDLDKGLGNFASNSFDIVVMTQALQAVHYPDKILDEMLRVGRQCIITFPNFGHWRCRWYLASKGRMPVSEFLPYTWYNTPNIHFCTFEDFEELCRERQAKVIDRLAVDQQHRHGWASKLWPNLLGEIGIYRVSSPGLQDHKIAV; this is encoded by the coding sequence ATGAGAGCCGACCTGGAAATCATCCAAGACTGGATCCCCGCCGGCAGCCGCGTGCTCGACCTCGGCTGCGGTGATGGCGAACTGCTGAGCTGGCTGCGCGACAACAAGCAGGTCACCGGCTACGGCCTGGAAAACGACGCCGACAACATCGCCGCCTGCGTGGCCAAGGGCATCAACGTCATCGAGCAGGACCTGGACAAGGGCCTGGGCAACTTCGCCAGCAACAGCTTCGATATCGTGGTCATGACCCAGGCCCTGCAGGCCGTGCACTACCCGGACAAGATCCTCGACGAAATGCTCCGGGTCGGCCGCCAGTGCATCATCACCTTCCCCAACTTCGGTCACTGGCGCTGCCGCTGGTACCTGGCGAGCAAGGGTCGCATGCCGGTCTCGGAGTTCCTGCCGTACACCTGGTACAACACGCCGAACATCCACTTCTGCACCTTCGAGGACTTCGAGGAACTGTGCCGCGAACGCCAGGCCAAGGTCATCGATCGGCTTGCCGTGGATCAACAGCACCGCCACGGGTGGGCCAGTAAGCTATGGCCTAATCTGTTGGGAGAGATCGGCATCTACCGCGTCAGCAGCCCCGGCCTGCAGGATCACAAGATCGCGGTATGA
- a CDS encoding DUF4426 domain-containing protein, with amino-acid sequence MGRLAVFLLSACLGMSAMAADAIKGERQEVFGDITVHYNTFNSTYLQPDIAKANELVRSKNQGVINVAVLKAGKPVVAQVSGAVKDLTNKSLPLAFKQITEQGAVYYIAQFPVPQQENRTFEIAVTSGGQTNTFSFNQELFPGE; translated from the coding sequence ATGGGACGTCTGGCGGTTTTCCTGTTGAGTGCCTGCCTGGGAATGTCGGCGATGGCCGCCGACGCCATCAAGGGCGAGCGCCAGGAAGTGTTCGGTGATATCACCGTGCACTACAACACGTTCAATTCCACCTACCTGCAACCGGACATCGCCAAGGCGAACGAGCTGGTGCGCAGCAAGAACCAGGGCGTGATCAACGTCGCGGTGCTCAAGGCCGGCAAACCGGTGGTGGCCCAGGTCAGCGGCGCCGTCAAGGACCTGACCAACAAGAGCCTGCCACTGGCCTTCAAACAGATCACCGAGCAGGGCGCGGTGTACTACATCGCCCAGTTCCCGGTGCCCCAGCAGGAGAACCGGACCTTCGAGATCGCGGTCACCAGCGGCGGGCAAACCAATACCTTCAGCTTCAACCAAGAGCTTTTTCCAGGCGAATGA
- the rdgB gene encoding RdgB/HAM1 family non-canonical purine NTP pyrophosphatase, which yields MMNFTQLVLASHNAGKLKELQAMLGESVQLRSIGEFSSVEPEETGLSFVENAILKARNAARLSGLPALADDSGLAVDFLGGAPGIYSARYADGKGDAANNAKLLEALRDVPEAERGAQFVCVLALVRHADDPLPILCEGLWHGRILTAASGEHGFGYDPLFWVPERDCSSAELSPVEKNQLSHRARAMVLLRQRLGLK from the coding sequence ATGATGAATTTCACCCAGTTGGTACTGGCCAGCCATAACGCTGGCAAACTCAAGGAACTGCAGGCGATGCTCGGCGAGTCGGTGCAATTGCGCTCGATCGGCGAATTCAGCAGCGTCGAGCCGGAGGAAACCGGCCTGTCGTTCGTCGAGAACGCCATCCTCAAGGCCCGCAACGCCGCCCGCCTCTCCGGCCTGCCGGCGCTGGCCGACGACTCTGGCCTGGCGGTGGACTTCCTCGGCGGCGCACCGGGTATCTACTCGGCCCGCTACGCCGACGGCAAGGGCGACGCGGCGAACAACGCCAAGCTGCTCGAAGCCCTCAGGGACGTGCCCGAGGCCGAGCGCGGCGCGCAGTTCGTCTGCGTGCTGGCCCTGGTCCGCCACGCCGACGACCCGCTGCCGATCCTCTGCGAAGGCCTCTGGCATGGCCGTATCCTCACCGCTGCCAGCGGCGAGCACGGCTTCGGCTACGACCCGCTGTTCTGGGTACCGGAGCGCGACTGTTCCAGTGCCGAACTGAGCCCCGTGGAAAAGAACCAGCTCAGCCATCGCGCCCGCGCCATGGTCCTGCTGCGACAACGCCTGGGCCTGAAATGA